The Plasmodium knowlesi strain H genome assembly, chromosome: 12 sequence TTGCTTAACAATACTcataaatttgttcatttcagagttgattttttcatcattccaGGAAGGTACGTACTCTGGGTAGGGGGCTACGGAGATGGATCCAAATTTGTATTCATTTGCCGCGATTTTATGGTACAGCTCTTCCGTTATGAAGGGCGAAATGGGATGCATAAGTCTCAGTCCATAATCCAAACATGCATGTAGCGTTTTGCTAGCATGGAGTGCTGTAGAAGCGACTAGATTATTCCCTTCCATGATGGCATTATTGTCATGAACGTTATTATCACCCGCAGTTgtgtcttcccttttcccctcACTAAgtgcttcttccttcttcattggTTGGGGGGGATCTATATTGAGACGGGCCTTGATAAGCTCCAAGTATACATCGCACAAATCGTAGAGCCAAAAGTTGTACGCAGAAAAGGCTGCTTCGGAGAAGTTATATGTATCAAAACTTTCATTGGcactttttatatatacatttaatCGATGGAGAATCCATTTATCTTCCCACTGCAAAGATTGCACATAATCTGGTTGTGAAAGAAGGATGTTACAATTATCGTAATTATCTGGTAAGGTTTTCAAAAAGAACTTAACAGCATTCCACAGTTTATTGCAAAAATGTCTATATCCAATTATTCTATTAATGTCTAGGTTAACATTTCTACCCTGCTTTAGATATGTTAGGAGACCAAATCTTAGAGCATCGGTTCCACATTCTGGGATTCCTTTAGGGAACTCCTTTTTCTGCAATTCTAAagctctttttatttctttttcggGTAAATTTCCTTCATACAATTTTTGATTTAATCCCTGTAGGCTAATTCCATCGATGATATCCAAAGGGTCGACGACGTTGCCTTTGCTTTTGCTCATCTTCTCTCCTTTCGAGTCCCTAATCATGGCATGTAGGTAGATGGTGTTAAAGGGGAGAGTGTTCATTAGGTGTAGCGAAACCATTACCATTCTAGCTACCCAGAAGAAGAGAATATCTTGGCCCGTCTCTAAAATACTGTTTGGGAAAAATTGTTCAAgatcttctgttttttctggCCACCCTAAAGAACTAAATGGAACAAGGGCGGAGGAAAACCACGTGTCTAGTACGTCTTCATCCTGTACCAACTCAAACTCTTCATTTTCGGGTACCATATTTTTGGCCTTTTCCATGCACTCTTCATGGGATCTGCCAACAACCCACTTTTCTTCGCCTTCCTGTGACATGGAATCTACCTCTTCAGACTGATTGGGATTATCACCGTTCCCCTGTGGTTCTCCCTTTGGatccccctttttgacaaTTCTGTAGGCTGGAATTCGGTGGCCCCACCATAATTGCCTAGATATGCACCAATCACGCACATTTTCTAGCCAGTAAAACCAAGTGTTCACATGGTGCATGGGAATAATTGTAAGTTGTTTCTCCTTCACACAGTTAATAGCTTGTTTGGCTAGATCACTACAGTTTACGTACCATTGTGGTATGAGCATATACTCAATGATATCATTCGTTCTGGAACATAAGGGAAGAGACATGGCGTTAGGAATTTTATCGGATaacaaatttaatttttttaattcttcctgAATTTTAAACCGACATTCAAATCGGTGGAGGCCTTCAAATAATTTCCCTCCATTTCTGTTAATATGTCCATCACgggtaaaaatatttatggcCTTCAAATTATgcctcttcatcatttcaAAATCGTTTTTATCATGAGCTGGTGTTATCTTCACAGCTCCCGTACCGTACTCCATATCGACATAGGAATCAGCAATGATGATTACTTTTCTGTCCGGAATGAATGGGTGTagaatttcttttcccactAAGTGGGCGTACCTTTTATCATTTGGGTGCACAGCCACAGCAACATCTCCCAACATGGTTTCAATCCTTGTTGTTGCcacttcaattttttcctcactgCCCTTGATTTGGTAAAAAAACTTATATAACACACCAACTTCCACCAAATGATTAAATGAGgggatttttatttttgttggcTTCTTGATCTCTTCAAGATTTACTTCTATATCTGAGAGAGCAGTTTTTAAATGGGGACACCAGGCAACCAATCTGTTGTCTCTGTAAATTAATCCGCTATCATAAAATTTGATAAAAGCTTCCTTCACAGCTACTGACAATTTATCGTTCATGGTGAAGTATTCCCTTGACCAATCTACAGACGCGCCTATTCTCCTAATTtgattattaattttatttccatggAGATCCTTCCAttcgtgaattttttttacaaattcttctcttccatAATCTTGTCGTATCTTTTGCTCTTTCTTAAATagcattttttccacaacGGTTTGCGTTGCTATCCCTGCGTGGTCTGTCCCTGGAATGTACAGGGTTactaaatttttcattctctTGTATCGAACTAGTGCATCTTGAATGGCTATGGTTAAAGTGTGGCCAATGTGTAACGTCCCTGTGACGTTGGGTGGGGGCAACACAATAACGAATTTGTCACTCTGCCCCTTCTTTGCTAACAACTCCTTTTTCGGTTTGAAATAATCATTCTGCTCCCAGAAGGAGTACCACTTAGACTCCACCTCCTTCGGGTCATACGCATCCTTCATGCtcttcaaattttcttttatatttcttccttccattttgttcaaCGTGCAGTGTAAGTATCTTCTGGTATGGTAGTACACGGCTATTCGTTTTGGAAATCGTACGTTCATGCGAGGGGAGAGGTAATATGGCTGTCCCAAGAGAGTATTTAAAAATgcgccacaaaaaaaaaaaaaaaaaaaaaaaaaaaaaaatgccacaCAATTTTAGCAAAACGATTGTTCTCTTGTTGCTGATGATGATGTCGAGATGACGGGGACCTTATTTAATGTTCACTACCATTCGCACAAATGGGTTACCGCTTTCCCTTTCGAGGGTGAATACCTCCTTACTTGCAAAACTCAATAGGAGGATAAATTTTCACAGCTCCTCCTACAAGTGTATCTCACATAGGTAAGTGTTATACTTTTGCCTTCATGGATGTAAACTCTTTTCTCATTCAAGCAGCACACGGGAAAAAGCATATTTTGCGAGTAAGGATTTCGAGTTGGTCCTCCCGAAAGGTGATTGACTAGGAAATTTTATTCAGGTGCATCC is a genomic window containing:
- a CDS encoding valine--tRNA ligase, putative; translation: MNVRFPKRIAVYYHTRRYLHCTLNKMEGRNIKENLKSMKDAYDPKEVESKWYSFWEQNDYFKPKKELLAKKGQSDKFVIVLPPPNVTGTLHIGHTLTIAIQDALVRYKRMKNLVTLYIPGTDHAGIATQTVVEKMLFKKEQKIRQDYGREEFVKKIHEWKDLHGNKINNQIRRIGASVDWSREYFTMNDKLSVAVKEAFIKFYDSGLIYRDNRLVAWCPHLKTALSDIEVNLEEIKKPTKIKIPSFNHLVEVGVLYKFFYQIKGSEEKIEVATTRIETMLGDVAVAVHPNDKRYAHLVGKEILHPFIPDRKVIIIADSYVDMEYGTGAVKITPAHDKNDFEMMKRHNLKAINIFTRDGHINRNGGKLFEGLHRFECRFKIQEELKKLNLLSDKIPNAMSLPLCSRTNDIIEYMLIPQWYVNCSDLAKQAINCVKEKQLTIIPMHHVNTWFYWLENVRDWCISRQLWWGHRIPAYRIVKKGDPKGEPQGNGDNPNQSEEVDSMSQEGEEKWVVGRSHEECMEKAKNMVPENEEFELVQDEDVLDTWFSSALVPFSSLGWPEKTEDLEQFFPNSILETGQDILFFWVARMVMVSLHLMNTLPFNTIYLHAMIRDSKGEKMSKSKGNVVDPLDIIDGISLQGLNQKLYEGNLPEKEIKRALELQKKEFPKGIPECGTDALRFGLLTYLKQGRNVNLDINRIIGYRHFCNKLWNAVKFFLKTLPDNYDNCNILLSQPDYVQSLQWEDKWILHRLNVYIKSANESFDTYNFSEAAFSAYNFWLYDLCDVYLELIKARLNIDPPQPMKKEEALSEGKREDTTAGDNNVHDNNAIMEGNNLVASTALHASKTLHACLDYGLRLMHPISPFITEELYHKIAANEYKFGSISVAPYPEYVPSWNDEKINSEMNKFMSIVKQFRSFISNLEIPPKIKLNCFIAAKNEEDECFIVKVKNKIQTLAKLGNLTVIKYNVEELSCEQISEIKKCLKDIVANQFIIYVQSTEEYLKPLLTNMQNKNKKLQSSLDSYLKKTNDPNYEEKVPEQVRNLYAEKIEELNAQILAVSNIISEINECLKNA